The following are encoded together in the Mycosarcoma maydis chromosome 4, whole genome shotgun sequence genome:
- a CDS encoding Rab geranylgeranyltransferase BET4 (related to Rab geranylgeranyltransferase alpha subunit), with the protein MHGVKRQPKTAATAEARAARKAKEAAKLAAYLEVEQTFFEYKRSARKDTTALHHTTKLLTLNPELYTVWNYRRQVLLHMFASSVEHGARQDVQKREVFASLGEHQEQQKDQEQQKDDTRQDKLTVKMESKQQLLEDDLALTEHALRAHPKVYWIWNHRMWCLTQYPTATSSSAPASSSSSSSSTNADADTDAATWLWERELKLVEKMLDLDARNFHGWNCRRTIIQHLALCILSADASTSELACTQPSFPTLLSEPAVVMRAAPAVKTKLVSLAENELAYALRKIESNFSNFSAWHQRTQLLPHVWAAKQLSVDQMHVYVDAEFERVKHAMYTDPSDQSVWFYHRWLVDITLAEQTPQQDREQHCITSHRQRKINVLHSEIGVIEELFELEPDSKWCAISLAHYNTLLATLYQGQTDTDAEHAIAQQASAKAKRLLQQLIELDPDREHRYRDLLQGNAHF; encoded by the coding sequence ATGCACGGCGTCAAACGACAGCCCAAGACggccgccaccgccgaagCTCGTGCTGCACGCAAAGCCAAAgaagcagccaagctcgctgcTTACCTCGAGGTCGAACAGACGTTTTTCGAGTACAAGCGTTCAGCGCGCAAAGATACGACGGCGCTGCACCATACGACGAAACTGCTCACGCTCAATCCGGAGCTGTATACCGTTTGGAACTATCGTCGCCAAGTGCTATTGCACATGTTtgcaagcagcgtcgagcatggTGCGCGCCAAGACGTGCAGAAGCGCGAAGTCTTTGCGAGTCTCGGCGAGCaccaagagcagcagaaggaccaagagcagcagaaggACGACACCCGTCAAGACAAGCTGACAGTGAAAATGGAGAGCaaacagcagctgctggaagACGATCTGGCGTTGACAGAGCATGCGCTGCGTGCGCATCCCAAAGTGTATTGGATTTGGAACCACCGAATGTGGTGTCTTACGCAGTACCCAACAGCCACCTCTTCTTCAGCGCCagcctcatcctcgtcctcgtcctcgtccaccaacgccgatgccgacacTGACGCTGCTACGTGGTTATGGGAACGTgagctcaagctggtcgagaAAATGCTTGATCTGGACGCGCGCAACTTTCACGGTTGGAACTGTCGTCGGACCATCATCCAACACCTGGCGCTATGCATCCTCTCTGCCGACGCATCTACCTCGGAACTCGCCTGCACGCAGCCTTCATTTCCCACGCTGCTCAGCGAGCCAGCAGTCGTCATGCGCGCAGCTCCAGCCGTCAAGACAAAGCTCGTGTCGCTAGCCGAGAACGAGCTGGCATATGCGTTGCGTAAGATCGAAAGCAACTTCTCCAACTTCTCGGCGTGGCATCAACGCACACAGCTTCTGCCGCACGTGTGGGCGGCGAAACAGCTGAGTGTCGACCAAATGCATGTGTACGTGGATGCCGAGTTTGAGCGGGTCAAACACGCCATGTATACGGATCCGAGCGATCAGAGTGTATGGTTCTACCACCGATGGCTGGTCGACATAACGCTTGCCGAACAAACACCCCAACAAGACCGAGAGCAACACTGCATAACGAGCCACAGACAGAGAAAGATCAACGTACTGCACAGCGAGATCGGCGTGATCGAAGAGCTCTTCGAACTGGAACCTGACAGCAAGTGGTGTGCGATCAGCTTGGCGCACTACAATACGTTGCTCGCTACACTCTACCAGGGCCAAACAGACACAGATGCCGAACACGCCATCGCGCAACAGGCGAGCGCCAAAGCGAAGCGCctgttgcagcagctgatcgAATTGGATCCGGATCGTGAGCACAGGTATCGCGATCTGCTGCAAGGTAACGCGCATTTCTGA